The region TGACCGCGAGGGCAAATCGTCCCCCGCGCCGGCGTTCGACAGCCGGTCTCCATTTCCCTGGCAAGTTCGTCCTCCCTACAGGGCCGCTATGTCACGCGGCCTTTGGCGCTATCAGTGCAAGAAGGTTGCCAACTGCCCGGTCTATCGCGGGCGATGCGATTAAAATATTGATATTGCTGAATAAATTCCTGCAGTTCGCCCAACTGGACAGCTACTCGCGGGATATTTGCTGCGGCGCATCTTGGCGATATCGAGAACTTGAACCTGCCAGTGGACTAATTGAGTAATCGCCTTCCCGGAGAGGTGCGCTTGGTCATCGGCCACAATCGACCGGGATATCCCGGGGGAGGCATTGGCGACGAGATTGCCGTCTGCGCCGGTGAATGCGTACTGCCGTGTTACGGGCGGATCAGCATCTTGAAAGCGTTATCCCGCTTCGAATGAAAGGTCGCGAAGGCCTGGCCGATCTGGTCGAGCCGGTACTCATGGGAGAACAGGCTGTCCGGATCGACGATGCCCCGGTCAATCAGCGCCATGGCCTCGGCCATGAAGGGCCGCGCATTGGCGAAGCCGTTCATGTGCAGGCTGATATCGCGCAGGAAGACATCCGCCAGGTTGAGGTTGAAGGTGTTGTCGCAAAATACCCCAAGCGCCGCTACCGTGCCGCCCGCTCGCACCAGATCGAGAGACATCTGGAGAGATTCGGGAAGGCCGACCATCTCGATGATCTTGTCGAAACCGCGTTCGCCCGCCACGGTCAGGGCCAACTCCTTCCATCCGGCGTCGTCGACATCGATCGTCTCAACCCCGAGCCGGCGGACATGGTCCAGGCGATGCCGAACCCGGTCGAGCACAAGGATGCACCCCGGCCGGCGGCTCAACGCGATGTCGAGCGCGAGCAGGCCGGTGGGCCCTGCGCCGATCATCGCCACGGTCTCACCAGGCTGGATATCGGCCAGCCGGTTGGCAATGACCGCCGTAGGCAGGTTGCAGGACAGCGTGGTCGCCGCCCGGTCGGAAATCGCCTCGGGGACCAGGCTTGCATGACCCTCGGCATAGGGCAGGACCAAGGCTTCGGCATGGGTGCCGTTCAGATTGCCGAAAGCGGCACCAAAGCCGTAGACTGCCTTGTTCGTGGTCTCGCAATGCGCGGTCTGGCCCAGGTTGCACATGTGGCAGTCCCCACATGAGCAGGAGTAGGCCATGCTGACCCTGTCGCCTTTCCTGAAGCGGGTTACAGCCGCCCCCACCTCGATCACCCGGCCGACCAGCTCGTGCCCGGTCTGCGATCTGCCGCGTATCATGATGGGATCGAGCGCACCGCGATAGATATGCAGGTCGGAGCCGCAGATCGAGGTGGCCAGGGTCTCGACCAGGATGCCGTGAGGTACATCAAGGACGGCATCATCGATCGCCGTGCAGCGGATATCCTCGGCCCATAGTAAAGCGCAGCCTTCATACCCGCCTCCCGTCACCACCGATAGTTGAAGCCCAGGCCGATCTCCAAGGTTTCCAGCGCTTCGCTGATCGTCTGATCCGGCGATGCGGCATTGCGGCCCCTGACGTGGGTAGCCGGGGTATAGGTCGCGCCGAGATCAATCGAGACCAGTTCGTTCAGGAAATAGCTGCCGCCCAGCGCGACGTGATGGGTCATCGTGCCCGGCGCGATCGCACTGAGCGAAACCTGGGAATCCGGAAACAGCCTGGTGGAATAGGCATAGCCCGCGCGCAGTACGGTATCGGCGCGCCAGTAATATTGCAGGCCGAGATGAAACGTCGTCTGGTCCTTCCAGCCGAAGCCGGCACCATCGGGACTGCCCAGCAGGGCATTGCCGGGCGGGCCGGGCAGCACGAAGCGATTGCTCAACAGCGCCGAATTCGAATAGCGCACATGCTTGATATCAAGAAGGCCGATCAGATTCTCGGAAATATCCGCGGCGATGCCGGCCGCAAAGACCGAGGGCAAGTCGACCTTGCCGCCATCGGCAAGGAGGCCGCGGTAGCGATCGAAGGGCCTCATGTCCATCCTGGTCTGATAGGTCAGGCCAAAGGAGAGGCTGGGGCCTTGGTAGTGCAGCCCTATCTCGCCGCCGAAACCCCAAGCCTCGTCGACGCCATTGTCGGAGACTGCGGACGGGTCGATCGAGCCGGCAGCAAAGCCGCCCAGGCCCCGCAATTCGATACGCGAATAGGCCAGCACCGGTGCCACGCCGATCGACCACGACGGGGTCAGGGCATAAGCGACCGAGGGTGCCACCAGCAGGGCGGAGAAGTCGATGCGGCTCTCCCCTGCGCAGAGCGGGCCGCTTGCGGCTGGCCCCAGGGCAAGCGGGCAATTGGTCCGCGGGACATCGGCAAAGATTGCTCCCAGGCCGAAGAAGCCATAGATCGACAGACCGCCGGACCAGCGGCTATCGAAGTCTTGTACCGCCGCCATATAGGGAATGCCGAACCAGCGCTCGTCCCCATCTGCCGTGCCCGGTTCCTGCGGGAACAGACCGCTCCCGGCGCCGCTCACGTCGGCCTCCGGGCTCGCAAACAGGGCCGTACCGCCGAAGCTGATCTGACTCCGCACAAGACCGGAGGTCGCCGGGTTGTTGATCACAGCGACACCATCCTGCGGCAAGGCCAGGCCGGCACCGGCCATGCCTTTTTCCTTGCCGCCCACGCCGTCAAGAAGCAGGCCGCTGGCCGCGCCGGCAGGACAACTGCCGGCAAGGCACAGCAATCCGATGCCGACGGCCCATCTCACCGGGTTACAGCCGGCATTGCCCCCGCTACCAACAGCCATCGGTGCGTGTGCCTGAGATTTCGTAATCTTTCGGGTTCAGCATCAGCAATTGCCCAGCCCTTCCGGCATCATGCCCTCCCTGTGCCGCCGCGTTTTCGCGGCTTGCCCTAGGTATAAGCAAGAATGCGGCCAACCTGGCGGCGGCCGTGTGCCGTCAAGCTAACCGATTGATACGCTTAGCAATCCAAGTAAACGCCCGAGGTGGCCCGCGACCCACTTGCTGCAGCGCACCTCAATGATTTTCGGCAAAGGCCGGGCGGCCCCGCGCCAAATGAGCAAAAACCCCACCGAGCCTCGAGGGACGCACCTAGTCTCTCTCGCCCGGTGTCGGAAGCGGTTTCCCAAATGATGCATCATCAGAATTCGCATCATCAAATGAGTAGATATGCGTCCATATTGGCGTATTGCGCCAATTTCATCTTTCAGCGGTAAACCACTGGTCTTCCTATAAAAAATCAAAAATCGGCGACGCCCCACAACTGGCATGCCCCTTGCTCTGAAACCACCATATCGGGGCAAAGAGATCCCAAGAGGAAAAATATCTGCCGCGATAAATTTCTAATAACAGCGACGAGGGAGTTGCGGGATGGGTGGGAACGGCAAGCGGGATCGGTCTCTCGCATGGTGGGGTATTGTGCTCGCATCACTCGCCGGCATGGCCTGGAACTCCGCCGCGCGAGCGGAAGTCAGCCTTGCCGACGGCTTCACCATCGGCGGCCGGTTGAAACAGGGCGTCGCCGTGGCCTATGACAAGAAGGTAACCGGAGGCGGTGTGGAAATCGGCCAAGCCGCCTATCTGCTGGAACTGACCTCGGCCTGGCGCCCGGTCAACGATGTGACGGTGACGGCCGACTTCTGGCTGCGTGGTGATCTTTATCAGGATGTCGGCGGTGATCTGACGGCGCACGGCATCCAGGATTACAGTTCTCCCGCATTCCGCGATCAATTCCGTTACCACCTCAATCGCCGAGGCGCCGGCACGCCCGGCGGACCACTGGCCAATCCCGCCAGCGACCCCTATGGCAGCGACGACGAGCAGAATGTCTTCCTCTCGGACTTCAACGACGAGATGATACGTGAGCTGGCCGTCAAGGTTACCGATCCGCAGAACCGATACGCGCTCAAAATCGGCAAGTTCGTTCGGGCCTGGGGCCAGTCGGACGGCATCCGCCTCCTCGACGTGCTGCATGCCCAGGATTACCGGCAGAAGTTCATCTTCGGCGACTCGGACGAAATGCGCATTCCAAGCTGGATGGCTGCTGTAGACCTGGATCTCGGCCGGCTCGGATTTGGCGACCTGCTGTCGGCCGTGGGCATCACCCAGCCGAAGCTCGAACTCATCTACATGCCCGAGT is a window of Oleomonas cavernae DNA encoding:
- a CDS encoding alcohol dehydrogenase catalytic domain-containing protein, which translates into the protein MTGGGYEGCALLWAEDIRCTAIDDAVLDVPHGILVETLATSICGSDLHIYRGALDPIMIRGRSQTGHELVGRVIEVGAAVTRFRKGDRVSMAYSCSCGDCHMCNLGQTAHCETTNKAVYGFGAAFGNLNGTHAEALVLPYAEGHASLVPEAISDRAATTLSCNLPTAVIANRLADIQPGETVAMIGAGPTGLLALDIALSRRPGCILVLDRVRHRLDHVRRLGVETIDVDDAGWKELALTVAGERGFDKIIEMVGLPESLQMSLDLVRAGGTVAALGVFCDNTFNLNLADVFLRDISLHMNGFANARPFMAEAMALIDRGIVDPDSLFSHEYRLDQIGQAFATFHSKRDNAFKMLIRP
- a CDS encoding OmpP1/FadL family transporter; the encoded protein is MAVGSGGNAGCNPVRWAVGIGLLCLAGSCPAGAASGLLLDGVGGKEKGMAGAGLALPQDGVAVINNPATSGLVRSQISFGGTALFASPEADVSGAGSGLFPQEPGTADGDERWFGIPYMAAVQDFDSRWSGGLSIYGFFGLGAIFADVPRTNCPLALGPAASGPLCAGESRIDFSALLVAPSVAYALTPSWSIGVAPVLAYSRIELRGLGGFAAGSIDPSAVSDNGVDEAWGFGGEIGLHYQGPSLSFGLTYQTRMDMRPFDRYRGLLADGGKVDLPSVFAAGIAADISENLIGLLDIKHVRYSNSALLSNRFVLPGPPGNALLGSPDGAGFGWKDQTTFHLGLQYYWRADTVLRAGYAYSTRLFPDSQVSLSAIAPGTMTHHVALGGSYFLNELVSIDLGATYTPATHVRGRNAASPDQTISEALETLEIGLGFNYRW